In Deltaproteobacteria bacterium, a single genomic region encodes these proteins:
- a CDS encoding aldehyde dehydrogenase family protein, producing the protein MYIAFRYSSFTSRRDPMSASVKNEYEHFIGGTWRRSGSGKTIPVLNPATGELLTSVQAGNAADVDAAVAAAGKAFVTWGKTSAVERQGILLEIAERIRKRARDYAELETMNVGKPIRESANIDVPLAIDHYRYFAGVLRNIQGLTQSIDQEMMHFTLREPLGAVGHILPWNFPLLLAAWKLAPSLAAGNTVVMKPAEQTPLSLLELANDLRDVLPPGVLNVVTGYGPEAGAPLASHPGIRKVSFTGETTTGRLILQYASENIVPATMELGGKSPHIIFPDANVEQAVEGVLIGVFFNQGEVCTAGSRLFVHDAIYDTFVPKLVAKARGIKIGDPMKEDTQLGAIVSREQMEKVLSYVEIGKKEGATVLCGGARPSDPSLSRGFFVEPTIFGGVHNRMRIAREEIFGPVVSVIRWDSYDDMIAEANDTAYGLASGLWTENLPLAVRTARALQSGTVWINNYNSLSAGAPFGGYKKSGFGRECAFETLQYYTQTKSVFVSTAGKPLGLY; encoded by the coding sequence ATGTATATTGCGTTTCGGTATTCATCATTTACCTCGAGGAGGGATCCCATGTCGGCTTCCGTAAAGAATGAATACGAGCATTTCATCGGCGGAACCTGGAGGAGATCCGGTTCCGGAAAAACCATCCCGGTCCTTAACCCGGCGACGGGTGAACTTCTGACCAGCGTGCAGGCGGGAAACGCAGCGGACGTCGACGCGGCGGTGGCCGCGGCGGGAAAAGCGTTCGTCACCTGGGGGAAGACCTCCGCCGTCGAGCGCCAGGGGATCCTGCTGGAAATCGCCGAACGGATCCGGAAGCGGGCCCGCGACTACGCCGAGCTCGAGACCATGAACGTCGGGAAACCGATCCGCGAATCGGCGAACATCGACGTCCCGCTGGCGATCGACCATTACCGGTATTTCGCCGGCGTGCTGCGGAACATCCAGGGCCTTACCCAGTCCATCGACCAGGAGATGATGCACTTCACCCTCCGGGAGCCGCTCGGCGCGGTCGGGCACATCCTCCCCTGGAATTTCCCCCTCCTGCTCGCGGCGTGGAAGCTCGCGCCTTCCCTGGCGGCCGGGAACACGGTGGTGATGAAGCCGGCGGAACAGACGCCCCTCTCGCTGCTCGAACTCGCCAACGACCTGCGCGACGTCCTTCCGCCAGGAGTCTTGAACGTGGTCACCGGCTACGGGCCCGAGGCGGGAGCCCCCCTGGCGAGCCACCCCGGGATCCGGAAGGTGTCCTTCACGGGAGAGACCACGACGGGTCGCCTGATCCTGCAGTACGCGTCGGAGAACATCGTCCCCGCCACCATGGAGCTCGGCGGGAAGAGCCCGCACATCATCTTCCCCGACGCGAACGTGGAGCAGGCGGTCGAGGGGGTCCTGATCGGGGTATTCTTCAACCAGGGGGAAGTCTGCACCGCCGGGTCCCGGCTCTTCGTGCACGACGCCATCTACGACACGTTCGTCCCGAAGCTGGTCGCCAAGGCCAGGGGGATCAAGATCGGCGACCCGATGAAGGAGGACACCCAGCTGGGGGCGATCGTCTCCCGCGAGCAGATGGAGAAGGTCCTCTCGTACGTGGAGATCGGCAAGAAGGAAGGCGCGACCGTCCTGTGCGGCGGGGCGCGGCCTTCCGACCCGTCCCTCTCCAGGGGATTCTTCGTCGAACCGACGATCTTCGGAGGCGTCCACAACCGGATGCGGATCGCCCGGGAGGAGATCTTCGGCCCAGTGGTTTCCGTAATCCGGTGGGACAGCTACGACGACATGATCGCCGAGGCCAACGATACGGCCTACGGACTCGCCTCCGGGCTCTGGACGGAGAATCTTCCCCTGGCGGTCCGGACCGCCAGGGCGCTGCAGTCGGGGACCGTCTGGATCAACAACTACAACAGCCTGTCCGCCGGGGCTCCGTTCGGCGGCTACAAGAAAAGCGGTTTCGGCAGGGAGTGCGCCTTCGAAACGCTGCAATACTATACCCAGACGAAGAGCGTCTTCGTATCGACGGCGGGCAAGCCGCTCGGCCTCTATTAG